Proteins encoded together in one Mercenaria mercenaria strain notata chromosome 18, MADL_Memer_1, whole genome shotgun sequence window:
- the LOC128550529 gene encoding E3 ubiquitin-protein ligase TRIM31-like: protein MAALHPVLNGETLDYLLKCPICYDILKDPRAFVPCQHMFCLECILKYVENVLNSPGNDITCPSCRTSLNTKKKFFTENKERKQWVSCFPKHPIVSEMMSKFKTEDDFCKLHENKLNEHVCVNHAEVICSDCLRENHKQCTNIQSIKEYEPIYSNQNEHDIKTLKEESNMQLNRVQTFISSKTDELSKLEMCKIKLNSAIDHVKKNISDAEAKQNEISHMFSVDLNNLQDEVKESKDIYAQMKCNIDISRTKRNLQQSFEDTFSAIDSTNIMQPVSELQSDLATISDKTVSKRNPECKDIIQQRTNERQEKQELSNLTKNSRQNTTRLEDKQTELIKLSDRNRVYQKRGSVNSSRDNTNSSEIPINLDSRISIAERNLQRANKIQEKQEVIKRPSPRSSRENTTRLEDKLSNRNRAYDKQGYINSSKDGTNCSEIPTRLDRRISIAERIQQRKNEVQKEQDAFAIPNKRGHYTSRYENQPALINQFSDINRNYH, encoded by the coding sequence ATGGCTGCATTGCATCCAGTCCTAAATGGCGAGACATTAGACTACCTTTTAAAATGTCCAATTTGCTATGATATTCTTAAAGATCCTCGTGCATTTGTTCCGTGTCAGCACATGTTTTGCTTGGAATGTATTCTCAAGTACGTAGAAAATGTGTTGAATAGTCCAGGAAATGACATAACATGTCCGTCCTGCAGAACTTCCCTTAATACAAAGAAGAAATTCTTCACCGAAAATAAGGAACGTAAACAATGGGTAAGTTGTTTTCCGAAACACCCAATTGTGTCCGAAATGATGAGTAAATTTAAGACGGAGGATGACTTTTGCAAACTGCATGAAAATAAGTTAAACGAGCACGTATGTGTTAACCATGCAGAAGTGATTTGTAGTGACTGTTTGCGGGAAAATCATAAACAATGTACAAATATTCAAAGCATTAAAGAGTACGAGCCAATATACTCGAATCAGAATGAGCAtgatataaaaactttaaaagaggAGTCTAATATGCAACTAAACAGGGTGCAGACATTTATCAGCTCAAAAACTGACGAACTTTCAAAACTtgaaatgtgtaaaataaaactaaatagtGCTATAGATCACGTGAAGAAAAATATAAGTGATGCCGAAGCAAAACAGAACGAAATTTCTCACATGTTCTCAGTAGATCTGAATAATTTACAAGACGAAGTTAAGGAGTCGAAAGATATATATGCGCAGATGAAATGCAACATAGATATATCTAGAACTAAACGTAATCTCCAGCAGTCGTTTGAAGATACTTTCTCGGCGATAGACTCAACGAATATCATGCAACCTGTGTCAGAATTACAAAGCGATTTGGCAACAATAAGTGACAAAACCGTGTCGAAACGTAACCCGGAATGCAAGGACATAATTCAGCAAAGAACGAATGAAAGACAAGAGAAACAAGAATTAAGTAACCTTACGAAAAATAGCCGTCAAAACACTACACGGCTTGAAGACAAGCAAACAGAATTAATTAAGCTTTCAGATAGAAACCGCGTTTATCAAAAACGGGGATCTGTTAACAGTTCAAGAGACAATACGAACTCCAGCGAAATCCCTATTAACTTAGATAGTAGGATATCAATAGCGGAGAGAAATCTGCAAAGGGCGAACAAAATACAAGAGAAGCAAGAAGTAATTAAACGTCCGAGTCCGAGAAGTAGCCGTGAAAACACTACTCGGCTTGAAGACAAACTGTCAAATAGAAACCGTGCTTATGATAAACAGGGATATATTAACAGTTCAAAAGACGGTACGAACTGTAGCGAAATCCCTACTAGATTAGATCGTAGGATATCAATTGCGGAGAGAATTCAGCAAAGGAAGAACGAGGTACAAAAGGAACAAGATGCATTTGCAATTCCGAATAAAAGAGGTCATTACACATCTCGATATGAAAATCAACCAGCACTAATAAACCAGTTTTCAGACATAAACCGCAATTATCACTAA